In Vigna unguiculata cultivar IT97K-499-35 chromosome 3, ASM411807v1, whole genome shotgun sequence, a single genomic region encodes these proteins:
- the LOC114178466 gene encoding uncharacterized protein LOC114178466, which translates to MDVRLKQFLGFAANHSANAFKILGNSMQAEGRGADQYATDTILRLDSPGSSIPTCEPSSKGTKRKRDLIDGSMGQRVDSSLSLGLGRSTSSSDSKGSSAAACTAVSSAKDIDEESSMDIELDFSLHLGCEKVQSQKKPVNSSLKTLELQPKFDLELSLSTGLCESDITSIHLNPSPLQLNMEMPLAFSGTQNTDEGSTSCSWKPGIVLPSSKTSSYTGTSFLLNQASEQFDHSPVVLDLSSTEPKSSVTCTSGLTQQQQPLRPSNSKTCQVEGCGKGARGASGRCISHGGGRRCQKPGCHKGAEGRTVYCKAHGGGRRCEFLGCTKSAEGRTDFCIAHGGGRRCSHEGCTRAARGKSGLCIRHGGGKRCQRENCTKSAEGLSGLCISHGGGRRCQAPGCTKGAQGSTMFCKAHGGGKRCTAPGCTKGAEGSTPYCKGHGGGKRCTYQGGGVCTKSVHGGTNFCVAHGGGKRCAVPGCTKSARGRTDHCVRHGGGKRCKFVGCGKSAQGSTDFCKAHGGGKRCSWGHPGSEYGIQQDGPCNSFARGKTGMCALHSGLVHDKRVHGGISLGSVVQNPHSSKTDELKHLLVDKNMDIDMMKIGSSLGSVATCSDLKQFEAVTGHVSAKEGGHLPMSVAVPEGRVHGGSLMAMLSGSSSRGTSSGRMPQNWMES; encoded by the coding sequence ATGGACGTGAGGTTGAAGCAATTTTTGGGATTTGCTGCTAATCATTCTGCAAATGCATTCAAGATTTTGGGCAATTCTATGCAAGCTGAAGGAAGGGGAGCTGATCAGTATGCTACAGATACCATCTTACGACTTGATTCCCCTGGTTCTTCAATTCCCACCTGTGAGCCCTCTTCTAAGGGAACAAAAAGGAAGAGGGATTTAATTGATGGATCTATGGGTCAAAGAGTCGACTCATCTTTGTCACTTGGGCTTGGGCGTTCAACCAGTTCCTCTGATAGCAAGGGGAGTTCGGCTGCTGCTTGCACAGCTGTGTCTTCAGCCAAAGATATTGATGAGGAATCATCTATGGATATTGAACTGGACTTTTCTCTCCATCTTGGCTGTGAGAAGGTACAAAGCCAGAAGAAGCCTGTTAATTCAAGTTTGAAGACACTGGAGCtgcaaccaaaatttgatttggAATTAAGCCTTTCTACTGGGCTCTGTGAGTCAGATATTACAAGCATACATCTAAATCCTTCACCTCTTCAATTGAATATGGAGATGCCATTAGCATTCAGTGGGACACAAAATACAGACGAGGGATCAACTTCATGTAGTTGGAAGCCAGGGATTGTTTTGCCATCTTCAAAGACGTCATCATATACAGGCACTAGTTTTCTTCTAAATCAGGCTTCAGAGCAGTTTGATCATAGTCCCGTTGTTCTGGATCTCTCGTCAACCGAACCTAAAAGTTCAGTTACCTGCACTTCTGGGCTTACACAACAGCAACAGCCACTGCGCCCCAGTAATTCTAAAACATGTCAAGTGGAGGGATGCGGAAAGGGTGCCAGAGGTGCTTCTGGAAGATGTATATCTCACGGTGGGGGTAGGAGGTGTCAGAAACCTGGCTGCCACAAAGGAGCCGAGGGTCGCACAGTTTACTGCAAGGCACATGGAGGTGGCAGGCGATGTGAATTTCTTGGTTGCACAAAGAGTGCAGAAGGACGTACAGATTTCTGTATTGCCCATGGTGGTGGCCGGAGATGCAGTCATGAAGGCTGTACCCGGGCTGCCAGAGGGAAATCTGGATTGTGCATCCGACATGGAGGTGGCAAGAGGTGCCAGAGAGAAAACTGCACCAAGAGTGCTGAAGGTCTATCAGGCCTTTGTATCTCACATGGTGGAGGTCGTCGATGCCAGGCTCCTGGATGCACAAAAGGGGCACAAGGGAGCACAATGTTTTGCAAAGCACATGGTGGGGGAAAACGGTGTACAGCACCAGGGTGCACAAAAGGCGCTGAGGGGAGCACCCCGTATTGCAAGGGCCATGGAGGGGGAAAACGCTGTACGTATCAGGGTGGTGGAGTATGTACTAAAAGTGTGCATGGAGGTACCAACTTCTGTGTGGCACATGGGGGTGGAAAGAGGTGTGCTGTACCAGGATGCACAAAAAGTGCTAGAGGAAGGACTGATCATTGTGTCCGCCATGGTGGAGGCAAGAGATGCAAGTTTGTAGGGTGTGGAAAGAGTGCTCAAGGCAGCACTGACTTTTGCAAAGCACATGGGGGAGGCAAGAGGTGCTCTTGGGGCCATCCTGGTTCAGAGTATGGCATTCAACAGGATGGTCCTTGCAATTCGTTTGCAAGAGGGAAAACAGGTATGTGTGCTCTTCATAGTGGGCTGGTGCATGATAAGAGGGTTCACGGAGGTATCTCACTGGGATCTGTTGTTCAGAATCCTCATTCGAGTAAAACAGATGAACTAAAGCATTTACTCGTTGACAAAAACATGGATatagatatgatgaaaataggGAGTAGCCTTGGCTCGGTTGCAACCTGCTCTGACTTGAAGCAGTTTGAAGCTGTAACTGGTCATGTCTCAGCCAAGGAAGGTGGTCACTTGCCAATGTCAGTTGCTGTTCCTGAAGGCAGGGTGCACGGTGGAAGTCTGATGGCAATGCTGAGTGGGAGTTCTAGCCGTGGCACAAGCAGCGGGAGAATGCCCCAGAATTGGATGGAAAGCTAG
- the LOC114178467 gene encoding calcium-dependent protein kinase 1-like encodes MGNCSSSHGGGAATTTTTYSDDLPRRNGITVLPPNANPSPPPPKPQASSSLGRVLGRPMEDVRSIYTFGRELGRGQFGVTYLVTHKATKEQFACKSIATRKLVNRDDIDDIRREVQIMHHLTGHRNIVELKGAYEDRHSVNLIMELCAGGELFDRIITKGHYSERAAANSCRQIVTVVHNCHSMGVMHRDLKPENFLLLNKDDDSPLKATDFGLSVFFKPGDVFRDLVGSAYYVAPEVLKRSYGPEADIWSAGVILYILLSGVPPFWAENEQGIFDAILRGHIDFASDPWPSISTSAKDLVKKMLRADPKERLSAVEVLNHPWMRVDGDASDKPLDIAVLSRMKQFRAMNKLKKVALKVIAENLSEEEIIGLKEMFKSMDTDNSGTITFEELKAGLPKLGSKLSESEVRQLMEAADVDGNGTIDYIEFITATMHMNRMEREDHLYKAFEYFDDDKSGYITMEELESALKKYNMGDEKTIKEIIAEVDTDNDGRINYDEFVAMMRKGNPDITHITQRRRK; translated from the exons ATGGGTAACTGCAGCAGCAGCCACGGCGGCGGtgccgccaccaccaccaccacgtaCTCCGACGACCTTCCCCGGCGCAACGGCATCACCGTCCTACCTCCGAACGCGAACCCTTCACCACCACCCCCGAAACCTCAAGCGTCGTCCTCGCTGGGCCGGGTGCTGGGCCGGCCCATGGAGGACGTCCGGTCAATTTACACCTTCGGGCGCGAGCTGGGCCGCGGGCAGTTCGGCGTGACGTACCTGGTGACCCACAAGGCCACGAAGGAGCAATTCGCGTGCAAGTCGATCGCAACGCGCAAGCTCGTGAACCGTGACGACATCGACGACATCCGGCGCGAGGTCCAGATCATGCACCACCTCACCGGCCACCGCAACATCGTGGAGCTCAAGGGCGCCTACGAGGACCGCCACTCCGTCAATCTCATCATGGAGCTCTGCGCTGGCGGCGAGCTCTTCGACCGGATTATCACCAAGGGCCACTACTCCGAGCGCGCCGCCGCCAACTCCTGCCGCCAGATCGTGACGGTGGTGCACAATTGCCACTCCATGGGCGTGATGCACAGGGACTTGAAGCCCGAGAATTTCTTGCTGCTCAACAAGGACGATGATTCCCCTCTCAAGGCCACGGATTTTGGTCTCTCCGTCTTCTTCAAGCCGG GAGATGTGTTTAGAGACCTTGTTGGGAGTGCTTACTATGTTGCTCCTGAGGTGTTGAAAAGAAGTTATGGGCCTGAGGCTGATATTTGGAGTGCTGGGGTTATACTCTACATTCTGCTCTCTGGTGTTCCACCTTTCTGGGCAG AAAATGAACAGGGTATCTTTGATGCTATTCTTCGTGGACATATTGATTTCGCATCGGATCCTTGGCCTTCCATATCAACCAGTGCCAAAGATCTGGTAAAAAAGATGCTACGAGCTGACCCCAAAGAACGACTTTCAGCAGTTGAAGTACTGA ATCATCCCTGGATGAGAGTGGATGGAGATGCATCTGATAAGCCTCTTGATATTGCTGTTTTATCCAGAATGAAACAATTCCGAGCAATGaacaaactaaaaaaagtaGCCCTGAAG GTTATTGCTGAAAATCTTTCTGAAGAAGAAATTATCGGCTTGAAGGAAATGTTCAAATCCATGGATACAGATAACAGTGGAACAATCACATTTGAGGAGTTGAAAGCTGGTCTCCCAAAACTGGGTAGTAAGCTTTCTGAGTCCGAAGTAAGGCAATTGATGGAAGCG GCTGATGTAGATGGAAATGGAACCATTGATTACATTGAATTTATAACTGCTACCATGCACATGAATAGAATGGAAAGAGAGGATCATCTATATAAAGCCTTTGAATATTTTGACGATGATAAGAGCGG TTACATCACAATGGAAGAATTGGAATCTGCCCTCAAGAAGTATAACATGGGTGATGAGAAAACAATAAAGGAGATCATTGCTGAAGTTGATACAGACAAT GATGGAAGAATTAACTATGATGAGTTTGTAGCCATGATGAGGAAAGGCAACCCAGACATAACCCACATAACCCAAAGACGTCGCAAATAA